One Spodoptera frugiperda isolate SF20-4 chromosome 30, AGI-APGP_CSIRO_Sfru_2.0, whole genome shotgun sequence genomic window carries:
- the LOC118269824 gene encoding liver carboxylesterase 1F isoform X1: MGLVMYRLWMWCVALALAALWFAPAQAVVGGAPASPPEPDAAVVFTQRHGFSARIEGIKDDKLGYYSFFGIRYAEPPLGPQRFQRPVRRYLAGEMVANRHCYPCPQPDPYQRNRIIGHEDCLCLNVYAPKMPATEEGSPVVFFIHGGNYRTGSTASYGGQHLAQKDTILVTAQYRLGSLGYLSTGQRDAGGNLGLFDLHTAMIWIQDYIQFFGGDPKRVVVMGQGSGGSAASLMAMSPEGRSATGVAALSGAPLSPGAVRPDPAKHAEAVAERTGCPKKPAESLLKCLRQLPVEKLVQADEDINMDMVDTQRFLEEISGRSGAGARVEGEDDLRALPPLVAESPAEALNKKQKRVPLLTGVTSAETSRAVFGKFNKFLTHQLQTVKDFLKKDLIGGLQNVVNGVEGLIPLASNVQAVLPVTAYYEGLLKQATDIVDSLSEVAEATGDALFNFPAYQSVQKWSSGGDAFLYSFEHVGNLSKGWHFLPGVALAVKIKKHVTEKDDSEMVKPKKSQGPSHGDELAYIFEPLDADGKSMGDEVSSTDARVRDNFVGLIAKFAHGSDKTDANNNTLFGFANNLLPRSKDQFLKIGESLTIDKDFRFCQIGLWGNMADRLTGALCKNFLGDLLNLSQLSNFNIAQPLGGQNAGPLGLPGLLGNTGTRAPQTQTQKKPQRVTQAPFRLPFDF; encoded by the exons ATGGGCTTAGTGATGTATCGGCTTTGGATGTGGTGTGTTGCGCTTGCGTTGGCAGCGCTATGGTTTGCACCAGCGCAGGCTGTCGTTGGAGGTGCCCCAGCCTCACCTCCCGAACCTGATGCTGCGGTAGTCTTCACGCAGCGGCACGGGTTCAGCGCACGCATCGAAGGAATTAAAGATGACAAACTCGGATATTATAGCTTCTTTGGCATCAG GTATGCGGAACCACCATTGGGTCCTCAAAGGTTCCAGCGACCCGTTCGCCGGTACCTCGCTGGAGAGATGGTGGCCAACCGACACTGCTATCCATGCCCCCAACCAGACCCTTACCAGCGGAATCGGATCATAGGCCATGAAGATTGCTTGTGTCTGAACGTGTATGCTCCCAAAATGCCTGCTACTGAGGAAG GAAGCCCAGTAGTATTCTTCATTCATGGTGGTAATTACAGAACAGGATCGACGGCATCGTATGGG GGTCAACATCTAGCCCAGAAGGACACCATATTGGTAACAGCTCAATATCGACTGGGATCATTAGGATATTTGAGCACGGGGCAGAGGGATGCTGGAGGAAACCTAGGACTTTTTGACCTGCACACTGCCATGATCTGG ATCCAAGATTACATTCAATTTTTCGGTGGTGATCCAAAACGCGTGGTTGTTATGGGCCAAGGTTCTGGTGGCAGTGCGGCTTCTCTCATGGCAATGTCACCTGAAGGTCGCAGTGCTACAGGAGTGGCTGCCCTGTCTGGAGCTCCATTGTCTCCAGGCGCGGTGAGACCCGATCCGGCCAAACACGCTGAGGCTGTTGCTGAACGCACAGGGTGTCCAAAGAAACCAGCTGAAAGTCTACTCAAATGTTTGAGACAGTTACCGGTTGAGAAACTTGTGCAG GCGGACGAGGATATAAATATGGATATGGTAGATACGCAAAGATTTTTAGAAGAAATCTCTGGACGTTCAG GTGCTGGCGCCAGAGTGGAAGGTGAGGATGACCTCAGAGCTCTTCCACCGTTAGTGGCTGAGTCTCCAGCTGAGGCTCTCAACAAGAAACAGAAACGAGTTCCTCTGCTTACTGGCGTTACTTCAGCAGAGACCTCGAGAGCTGTATTTG GAAAATTCAACAAGTTCTTAACACACCAGCTTCAAACCGTGAAGGACTTTTTGAAGAAGGACTTGATCGGTGGTCTGCAAAACGTGGTGAATGGAGTGGAGGGTCTGATTCCTCTGGCTTCCAACGTACAAGCCGTGTTGCCTGTAACCGCCTACTACGAGGGTTTGCTCAAACAGGCTACTGATATCGTTGATAGTCTCTCTGAAGTTGCTGAGGCTACAG GTGACGCTCTGTTTAACTTCCCCGCTTACCAGAGTGTCCAGAAGTGGAGTTCAGGGGGCGATGCTTTTCTCTACAGCTTCGAACATGTTGGGAACCTCTCGAAAGGATGGCATTTTTTGCCTGGAGTAGCTCTTGCAG taaaaattaaaaaacatgttaCAGAGAAAGATGACAGTGAAATGGTTAAGCCGAAAAAGTCACAAGGTCCATCTCATGGTGATGAACTAGCTTATATCTTCGAGCCTTTGGATGCTGACGGCAAGTCGATGGGAGATGAGGTATCTAGCACTGATGCTAGAGTGCGTGACAACTTCGTGGGACTTATTGCCAAATTCGCTCATGGATCTGATAAAACTGACGCCAATAACAACACCCTGTTCGGTTTTGCTAATAACTTATTACCTAGAAGTAAAGACcaatttttgaaaattggtgaatctTTAACTATCGACAAAGATTTCAG ATTTTGTCAAATCGGTCTATGGGGCAACATGGCAGACAGATTAACAGGGGCTCTCTGCAAGAATTTCCTTGGTGATTTGTTAAACCTGTCGCAATTGTCGAACTTTAATATAGCGCAGCCGTTGGGAGGACAGAACGCCGGGCCCTTGGGCCTGCCAGGCCTGTTGGGTAATACGGGTACCAGGGCACCTCAGACACAGACACAGAAGAAGCCACAAAGAGTCACACAGGCCCCCTTCAGACTaccatttgatttttaa
- the LOC118269824 gene encoding pyrethroid hydrolase Ces2e isoform X2: MGLVMYRLWMWCVALALAALWFAPAQAVVGGAPASPPEPDAAVVFTQRHGFSARIEGIKDDKLGYYSFFGIRYAEPPLGPQRFQRPVRRYLAGEMVANRHCYPCPQPDPYQRNRIIGHEDCLCLNVYAPKMPATEEGSPVVFFIHGGNYRTGSTASYGGQHLAQKDTILVTAQYRLGSLGYLSTGQRDAGGNLGLFDLHTAMIWIQDYIQFFGGDPKRVVVMGQGSGGSAASLMAMSPEGRSATGVAALSGAPLSPGAVRPDPAKHAEAVAERTGCPKKPAESLLKCLRQLPVEKLVQADEDINMDMVDTQRFLEEISGRSGAGARVEGEDDLRALPPLVAESPAEALNKKQKRVPLLTGVTSAETSRAVFGKFNKFLTHQLQTVKDFLKKDLIGGLQNVVNGVEGLIPLASNVQAVLPVTAYYEGLLKQATDIVDSLSEVAEATGDALFNFPAYQSVQKWSSGGDAFLYSFEHVGNLSKGWHFLPGVALAEKDDSEMVKPKKSQGPSHGDELAYIFEPLDADGKSMGDEVSSTDARVRDNFVGLIAKFAHGSDKTDANNNTLFGFANNLLPRSKDQFLKIGESLTIDKDFRFCQIGLWGNMADRLTGALCKNFLGDLLNLSQLSNFNIAQPLGGQNAGPLGLPGLLGNTGTRAPQTQTQKKPQRVTQAPFRLPFDF; encoded by the exons ATGGGCTTAGTGATGTATCGGCTTTGGATGTGGTGTGTTGCGCTTGCGTTGGCAGCGCTATGGTTTGCACCAGCGCAGGCTGTCGTTGGAGGTGCCCCAGCCTCACCTCCCGAACCTGATGCTGCGGTAGTCTTCACGCAGCGGCACGGGTTCAGCGCACGCATCGAAGGAATTAAAGATGACAAACTCGGATATTATAGCTTCTTTGGCATCAG GTATGCGGAACCACCATTGGGTCCTCAAAGGTTCCAGCGACCCGTTCGCCGGTACCTCGCTGGAGAGATGGTGGCCAACCGACACTGCTATCCATGCCCCCAACCAGACCCTTACCAGCGGAATCGGATCATAGGCCATGAAGATTGCTTGTGTCTGAACGTGTATGCTCCCAAAATGCCTGCTACTGAGGAAG GAAGCCCAGTAGTATTCTTCATTCATGGTGGTAATTACAGAACAGGATCGACGGCATCGTATGGG GGTCAACATCTAGCCCAGAAGGACACCATATTGGTAACAGCTCAATATCGACTGGGATCATTAGGATATTTGAGCACGGGGCAGAGGGATGCTGGAGGAAACCTAGGACTTTTTGACCTGCACACTGCCATGATCTGG ATCCAAGATTACATTCAATTTTTCGGTGGTGATCCAAAACGCGTGGTTGTTATGGGCCAAGGTTCTGGTGGCAGTGCGGCTTCTCTCATGGCAATGTCACCTGAAGGTCGCAGTGCTACAGGAGTGGCTGCCCTGTCTGGAGCTCCATTGTCTCCAGGCGCGGTGAGACCCGATCCGGCCAAACACGCTGAGGCTGTTGCTGAACGCACAGGGTGTCCAAAGAAACCAGCTGAAAGTCTACTCAAATGTTTGAGACAGTTACCGGTTGAGAAACTTGTGCAG GCGGACGAGGATATAAATATGGATATGGTAGATACGCAAAGATTTTTAGAAGAAATCTCTGGACGTTCAG GTGCTGGCGCCAGAGTGGAAGGTGAGGATGACCTCAGAGCTCTTCCACCGTTAGTGGCTGAGTCTCCAGCTGAGGCTCTCAACAAGAAACAGAAACGAGTTCCTCTGCTTACTGGCGTTACTTCAGCAGAGACCTCGAGAGCTGTATTTG GAAAATTCAACAAGTTCTTAACACACCAGCTTCAAACCGTGAAGGACTTTTTGAAGAAGGACTTGATCGGTGGTCTGCAAAACGTGGTGAATGGAGTGGAGGGTCTGATTCCTCTGGCTTCCAACGTACAAGCCGTGTTGCCTGTAACCGCCTACTACGAGGGTTTGCTCAAACAGGCTACTGATATCGTTGATAGTCTCTCTGAAGTTGCTGAGGCTACAG GTGACGCTCTGTTTAACTTCCCCGCTTACCAGAGTGTCCAGAAGTGGAGTTCAGGGGGCGATGCTTTTCTCTACAGCTTCGAACATGTTGGGAACCTCTCGAAAGGATGGCATTTTTTGCCTGGAGTAGCTCTTGCAG AGAAAGATGACAGTGAAATGGTTAAGCCGAAAAAGTCACAAGGTCCATCTCATGGTGATGAACTAGCTTATATCTTCGAGCCTTTGGATGCTGACGGCAAGTCGATGGGAGATGAGGTATCTAGCACTGATGCTAGAGTGCGTGACAACTTCGTGGGACTTATTGCCAAATTCGCTCATGGATCTGATAAAACTGACGCCAATAACAACACCCTGTTCGGTTTTGCTAATAACTTATTACCTAGAAGTAAAGACcaatttttgaaaattggtgaatctTTAACTATCGACAAAGATTTCAG ATTTTGTCAAATCGGTCTATGGGGCAACATGGCAGACAGATTAACAGGGGCTCTCTGCAAGAATTTCCTTGGTGATTTGTTAAACCTGTCGCAATTGTCGAACTTTAATATAGCGCAGCCGTTGGGAGGACAGAACGCCGGGCCCTTGGGCCTGCCAGGCCTGTTGGGTAATACGGGTACCAGGGCACCTCAGACACAGACACAGAAGAAGCCACAAAGAGTCACACAGGCCCCCTTCAGACTaccatttgatttttaa